The Anabas testudineus chromosome 14, fAnaTes1.2, whole genome shotgun sequence genome includes a region encoding these proteins:
- the rab38c gene encoding ras-related protein Rab-38 → MQQELLFKVLVIGDLGVGKTSIIKRYVHQIFSQHYRATIGVDFALKVLQWDNDTVIRLQLWDIAGQERYGNMTRVYYREAVGALVVFDVTRASTFDAVLKWKEDLDSKVTLNHGRPVPAVLLANKSDQVVSQPSKLDSFCRENGFVGWFRTSAKENTNIEEAARCLIGHILNNEEVTERDAGSLVLSGYTNPTKDHLNCLSCAK, encoded by the exons ATGCAGCAGGAGCTCCTGTTCAAAGTCCTGGTCATTGGAGACTTGGGAGTCGGAAAAACATCCATCATCAAACGGTACGTGCATCAGATCTTCTCCCAGCACTACCGAGCCACCATCGGGGTGGACTTTGCCTTGAAGGTGCTGCAGTGGGACAACGATACCGTGATCCGACTGCAGCTGTGGGACATAGCAG GACAGGAGCGGTACGGGAACATGACCCGTGTCTATTACCGGGAGGCAGTGGGAGCACTGGTGGTGTTTGATGTGACGAGGGCCTCCACGTTCGACGCCGTGCTGAAGTGGAAAGAAGACCTGGACTCCAAG gtgactctgaaccacgGGAGGCCTGTTCCAGCGGTGCTGCTGGCCAACAAGTCAGACCAAGTGGTTTCCCAGCCGTCCAAACTGGACTCCTTCTGCAGGGAAAACGGCTTCGTTGGCTGGTTCCGGACCTCTGCAAAG GAAAACACCAACATTGAGGAGGCAGCCCGCTGTTTGATAGGACACATCCTGAACAACGAGGAGGTGACGGAGAGAGACGCTGGCTCCCTGGTCCTGTCTGGATACACTAACCCCACGAAGGATCATCTCAACTGCTTGTCATGTGCGAAATGA
- the LOC113170150 gene encoding ras-related protein Rab-39B-like, whose translation METIWLYQFRLIVIGDSTVGKSCLIRRFTEGRFAQVSDPTVGVDFFSRLVEIEPGKRIKLQIWDTAGQERFRSITRAYYRNSVGGLLLFDITNRRSFQNVHNWLEEAQSHVQPHSIVFLLVGHKCDLEAQRQVTQQEAEKLAAAYGMRYVETSARDAINVEKAFVELTRTIFDLVRSGDIKIQDGWEGVKSGFVPNTVHSSEEVTKGSRQCFC comes from the exons ATGGAGACAATATGGCTTTATCAGTTTCGTCTGATCGTCATCGGAGACTCCACGGTTGGCAAATCGTGTCTGATCCGGAGGTTCACCGAGGGCCGCTTCGCCCAGGTGTCAGATCCGACTGTGGGGGTGGACTTCTTCTCCCGTCTGGTGGAGATCGAACCGGGCAAAAGGATCAAACTTCAGATCTGGGATACTGCAGGACAGGAGAGGTTCAG GTCCATCACCAGAGCCTACTACCGCAACTCAGTGGGTGGTCTCCTACTCTTCGACATCACAAACCGCCGCTCCTTCCAAAATGTCCATAACTGGCTGGAGGAGGCTCAGAGCCACGTCCAGCCGCACAGCATCGTTTTCCTGCTGGTTGGTCACAAGTGCGACCTGGAGGCCCAGCGCCAGGTGAcccagcaggaggcagagaagCTGGCAGCAGCCTATGGGATGCGCTACGTGGAGACATCAGCACGAGACGCCATCAACGTGGAGAAG GCATTTGTGGAGCTGACGAGGACCATCTTTGACCTAGTGCGAAGCGGGGACATCAAAATCCAGGATGGCTGGGAAGGCGTGAAGAGCGGATTTGTTCCCAACACAGTCCATTCATCCGAGGAGGTCACCAAAGGCAGCCGGCAGTGCTTCTGTTGA
- the slc7a3a gene encoding cationic amino acid transporter 3a: MANKLSNFGKMLLRRRALDCSGDETRFARCLSTLDLIALGVGSTLGAGVYVLAGEVAREKAGPAIVLCFLIAALSSMLAGLCYAEFGARVPKTGSAYLYSYVTVGEIWAFITGWNLILSYVIGTASVARAWSSTFDNLVEQKISGFFKASMAMKVPGGVLAEYPDLFALILVLLLTGLLAFGVSESALVNKIFTGINLVVLGFVIISGFVKGNTDNWSLTKQDYIDYKNGTNSSLKIVEEFGEGGFSPFGLTGILSGAATCFYAFVGFDCIATTSEEAKNPMRSIPIGIVASLLICFFAYFGVSAALTMMMPYYELNIQSPLPEAFSYVGWAPARYIVAVGSLCALSTSLLGSMFPMPRVIYAMAEDGLLFRILSRMSERTKTPVLATIASGIVAALMAFLFDLAALVDLMSIGTLLAYSLVAICVLILRYQPGSLNSSSQTEKLVELVEGEKVAVNGGDSGDEYGTEMEDRPLRETFTAKLLLFPSGKFPTQTSGNIVYATTAVISILITILCIILANCLSELLEGDVYVLVSCVVLTLLCIFCVVIIGRQPESREPLTFKVPLLPLLPLFSVFVNIYLMMQLDMGTWCRFTVWMAIGFAIYFLYGIRNSSEGASSSSPRKYEPALQSKSPIYKGTPDDSDVEAGSSP; encoded by the exons ATGGCCAACAAGCTGTCCAACTTTGGCAAAATGCTGCTGCGTCGCAGAGCATTAGACTGCTCTGGTGACGAGACCCGATTTGCCCGCTGCCTGTCCACCTTGGACCTAATTGCCTTGGGAGTAGGATCCACCCTCGGCGCTGGTGTCTACGTCCTCGCTGGCGAGGTCGCCCGAGAGAAGGCAGGACCTGCCATTGTCCTCTGCTTCCTCATCGCTGCTCTGTCCTCTATGTTGGCTGGCCTGTGTTACGCTGAATTTGGTGCCCGTGTCCCCAAGACAGGCTCAGCGTATCTTTACAGCTATGTGACAGTCGGTGAAATCTGGGCTTTCATCACAGGCTGGAATCTAATCCTCTCCTATGTTATAG gTACGGCCAGTGTAGCCAGGGCGTGGAGCTCCACCTTTGACAACCTGGTTGAACAAAAAATATCTGGCTTCTTCAAAGCCTCCATGGCAATGAAAGTGCCCGGTGGGGTGCTGGCAGAGTACCCAGACCTGTTTGCCCTCATCCTGGTCCTCCTACTCACTG GACTTCTGGCGTTTGGTGTGAGCGAGTCAGCGCTGGTGAATAAGATCTTCACAGGCATCAACCTGGTGGTTCTGGGCTTCGTCATAATCTCTGGTTTTGTAAAGGGGAACACAGACAACTGGAGCCTGACCAAACAAGACTACATCGACTACAAAAACGGGACCAACAGTAGTTTAAA AATCGTAGAGGAATTTGGCGAGGGTGGTTTTTCTCCATTCGGCCTCACTGGGATCCTGTCTGGTGCTGCCACCTGCTTCTATGCCTTTGTGGGCTTCGACTGCATCGCCACAACAA GTGAAGAAGCAAAGAACCCTATGCGTTCCATACCCATTGGCATCGTGGCCTCGCTGCTGATCTGTTTTTTTGCCTACTTCGGTGTGTCTGCTGCTCTGACCATGATGATGCCGTACTACGAGCTGAACATCCAGAGTCCTCTGCCTGAGGCCTTCAGCTACGTTGGCTGGGCTCCTGCCAGATACATCGTGGCTGTTGggtctctctgtgctctgtccACCAG TCTGCTGGGATCCATGTTTCCCATGCCTCGAGTTATCTACGCCATGGCAGAAGATGGGCTGCTGTTCCGTATTTTGTCCAGGATGAGCGAACGAACAAAGACCCCCGTCCTCGCTACCATCGCTTCTGGTATTGTTGCAG CCCTGATGGCCTTCTTGTTCGACTTGGCAGCTCTGGTTGACCTCATGTCTATTGGAACCTTGTTGGCATACTCTTTAGTCGCCATCTGTGTCCTCATTCTCAG GTACCAGCCAGGGTCCCTGAATTCGTCCAGCCAGACAGAGAAGCTGGTGGAGCTGGTGGAGGGGGAGAAGGTGGCTGTGAACGGAGGAGACAGTGGTGACGAGTATGGcacagagatggaggacaggCCTCTCCGAGAAACCTTCACAGCCAAGTTGCTCTTGTTCCCAAGTGGAAAATTCCCAACGCAGACCTCTGGGAACATCGTCTATGCTACCACTGCTGTTATTT CCATTCTTATCACCATACTGTGCATTATCCTGGCCAACTGTCTGTCCGAACTGTTGGAGGGGGATGTGTACGTTCTGGTGTCCTGTGTCGTtttgactctgctgtgtatctTCTGTGTCGTCATCATCGGCCGGCAGCCTGAGAGCAGAGAGCCACTAACCTTCAAA GTCCCTCTACTTCCCTTGTTGCCCCTGTTCAGTGTTTTCGTCAACATCTACCTCATGATGCAGCTAGACATGGGTACATGGTGCCGCTTCACCGTCTGGATGGCTATTG GTTTTGCCATCTACTTCCTCTATGGTATTAGGAACAGCAGTGAAGGTGCCAGCAGCTCGTCCCCACGCAAATATGAGCCTGCGCTACAATCCAAAAGCCCAATTTACAAGGGCACTCCTGACGACAGCGACGTGGAAGCTGGGAGCAGCCCCTGA